The following are from one region of the Stanieria sp. NIES-3757 genome:
- the chaA gene encoding calcium/proton exchanger, whose amino-acid sequence MLNKNTIFLILLLFVPVSLAGHFLHWDGTIVFITAGLAIIPLAAYMGTATEEIAVVVGPNLGGLLNATFGNATELILAFIALKEGLVDVVKATITGSIISNLLLVMGFAMLLGGLRYKEQEFQPTAARLNASSMNLAVIAVLLPTAVEYTSTGIGEPTLQHLSVAVAIVLILVYILTLIFSMKTHAYLYDVGVADLEIESESAEADSTHKPNLWLWVGILLAITLAVAVESELLVESLEEATSELGLTALFTGVIILPIIGNAAEHATAVTVAMKNKMDLSVSVAVGSSLQIALFVAPVLVIAGWLIGQPMDLNFNPFELVAVTVAVLIANSISSDGKSNWLEGGLLLATYVVLGLAFYFHPVVEGLG is encoded by the coding sequence ATGCTCAACAAAAACACTATTTTTTTAATTTTATTGCTGTTTGTACCCGTATCCCTAGCTGGTCACTTTCTACACTGGGATGGAACAATTGTTTTTATTACGGCTGGTTTAGCAATAATTCCCTTAGCTGCCTATATGGGTACAGCAACAGAAGAAATCGCTGTTGTAGTTGGACCTAATTTAGGAGGACTACTTAATGCTACTTTTGGTAATGCTACTGAATTAATTCTGGCTTTTATCGCTCTTAAAGAGGGATTAGTTGACGTAGTTAAAGCAACAATTACTGGTTCAATTATTAGTAATTTGTTGTTAGTTATGGGTTTTGCTATGCTTTTGGGAGGCTTGCGTTATAAAGAGCAGGAATTTCAACCGACTGCTGCGCGTCTAAATGCTTCTTCCATGAATTTGGCAGTAATTGCTGTTCTATTACCTACAGCAGTCGAATATACTTCTACAGGAATTGGTGAACCTACTCTTCAACATCTTTCTGTGGCTGTCGCAATAGTTTTGATTTTGGTTTATATTTTAACCCTAATATTTTCCATGAAAACTCACGCCTATCTATATGATGTTGGGGTAGCAGACTTAGAGATAGAAAGTGAATCAGCTGAAGCAGATTCTACTCATAAACCCAATCTCTGGTTATGGGTTGGAATTTTATTAGCAATTACTTTGGCTGTCGCTGTAGAATCAGAACTATTAGTAGAATCTTTAGAAGAGGCTACTTCAGAATTAGGTTTAACAGCATTGTTTACAGGAGTAATTATCTTACCAATTATTGGTAATGCAGCAGAACACGCTACTGCCGTAACTGTAGCAATGAAAAATAAAATGGATTTATCAGTATCTGTAGCTGTTGGTTCTAGTCTGCAAATTGCTCTATTTGTTGCTCCAGTTTTGGTAATTGCAGGATGGCTGATTGGTCAACCGATGGATCTTAATTTTAATCCTTTTGAATTAGTTGCTGTTACTGTAGCTGTTTTAATTGCTAACTCAATTAGTTCCGATGGTAAGTCTAATTGGTTAGAAGGAGGATTGTTACTAGCAACTTATGTTGTTTTAGGATTAGCTTTTTACTTTCATCCCGTGGTAGAAGGATTAGGATAG
- the acpP gene encoding acyl carrier protein has protein sequence MNQEIFDRVKKIVIEQLEVEEEQVTEDASFANDLGADSLDTVELVMALEEEFDIEIPDEVAEQIDTVGKAVDHISSAMEATA, from the coding sequence ATGAATCAGGAAATTTTCGACAGAGTAAAAAAAATTGTTATCGAACAGTTAGAAGTAGAAGAGGAACAAGTAACTGAAGATGCTAGTTTTGCCAACGATCTAGGCGCAGATTCTTTAGATACAGTAGAACTAGTAATGGCATTAGAAGAAGAATTTGATATTGAAATTCCCGATGAAGTTGCAGAACAAATTGATACTGTAGGTAAAGCTGTAGATCATATCAGTTCCGCAATGGAAGCAACGGCATAA
- the argC gene encoding N-acetyl-gamma-glutamyl-phosphate reductase — translation MNHSDKISVGIVGASGYGGVQLVKLLLEHPEVEITYLGGDSSAGKQYTSLYPHLTNRVDLNVEAIDLEVIASRCQVVFLGLPNGLACKMTPTLIEKGCKVLDLSADYRFSNLNTYTAWYKTERQDNAIAAKAVYGLPELYRDKIKQSQLIGCPGCYPTASLLALSPLLKQGLIAPETAIIDAKSGTSGGGRQGKINLLLAEADSSLGAYGVANHRHTPEIEQICSELARQEVRVQFTPHLIPMPRGILSTVYATLRDPGLVREDLITIFSAFYRSSPFVNILPSGVYPQTKWACGTNVCYIGIEVDPRTSRVIVMSAIDNLIKGQAGQAVQCLNLMMSWEETTGLPQLGFYP, via the coding sequence ATGAATCATTCAGACAAAATATCAGTAGGGATTGTAGGAGCTTCTGGCTATGGTGGAGTTCAATTAGTAAAATTATTGCTAGAACATCCTGAAGTCGAAATTACTTATTTAGGAGGAGATAGTAGTGCAGGAAAACAATATACTTCTCTCTATCCTCATTTAACTAATCGAGTCGATCTTAATGTAGAGGCTATTGATTTAGAAGTAATCGCTTCTCGTTGTCAAGTAGTCTTTTTAGGTTTGCCCAATGGTTTAGCTTGTAAAATGACACCCACCCTAATTGAAAAGGGTTGTAAAGTATTAGATTTATCAGCAGATTATCGTTTTAGCAATCTAAATACTTACACGGCTTGGTATAAAACAGAACGACAAGACAACGCGATCGCAGCTAAGGCAGTTTACGGTTTACCAGAATTATATCGCGATAAAATTAAACAATCTCAATTGATTGGTTGTCCTGGTTGTTATCCTACTGCGAGTTTACTAGCTCTTTCTCCTTTACTCAAGCAAGGTTTAATTGCACCTGAAACAGCCATTATTGATGCTAAATCAGGAACTTCTGGTGGTGGTCGTCAAGGAAAAATTAATTTGTTGTTAGCGGAAGCAGATAGTTCTTTAGGAGCTTACGGCGTAGCTAATCATCGTCATACTCCCGAAATCGAACAAATTTGCAGTGAATTAGCCAGACAAGAAGTAAGAGTTCAGTTTACGCCTCATTTAATTCCAATGCCACGAGGAATTTTATCTACTGTGTATGCAACTTTACGAGATCCTGGATTAGTTCGAGAAGACTTGATTACAATTTTTTCTGCCTTTTATCGTTCATCACCATTTGTAAATATTTTACCCAGTGGAGTTTATCCTCAAACTAAATGGGCTTGTGGAACAAATGTTTGTTACATCGGAATAGAGGTAGATCCGCGTACTTCACGTGTTATTGTCATGTCTGCGATTGATAATTTGATTAAAGGACAAGCGGGTCAAGCCGTCCAGTGTTTAAATTTGATGATGAGTTGGGAAGAAACTACTGGTTTACCTCAATTAGGTTTTTATCCTTAA
- a CDS encoding hypothetical protein (protein of unknown function DUF185), translated as MNNQAYPNSYALQNIIFDRITASPQQKITFAEFMDVVLYHPQYGYYSSGVVEIGSKGDFFTASSLGKDFGELLAIQFVEMWKKIGYPASFFLVEVGAGNGNLALDILSYLQNNEQDFFQALEYIIIEESPALKKQQQELLQEFKLKIKWRSLKNIPDHSLVGCVFSNELIDAFPVHQVIINQGKLQEVYLTNLENQITEVYGELSTPKLLEYFHLVKLNFPSQDYPKGYRTEVNLAALDWLQTVANKLQQGYLLTIDYGYPAHKYYHPQREQGTLQCYYQHRRHNNPYLNLGYQDLTTHVDFTALELEGNKLGLTKIGFTQQGMFLMALGLGDRLSNLANGNYSALEVIQCRDALHQLINPSGLGGFGVLLQAKGLKTEQHLLRGFTIPPLT; from the coding sequence ATGAATAATCAAGCTTATCCTAATTCTTATGCTCTACAAAATATAATTTTTGATCGCATTACTGCTTCGCCTCAACAAAAAATAACTTTTGCTGAATTTATGGATGTAGTTTTATATCATCCCCAGTATGGTTATTATAGTTCTGGAGTTGTAGAAATCGGGTCTAAAGGAGATTTTTTTACTGCTTCCTCTTTGGGTAAAGATTTTGGTGAATTGCTAGCCATTCAATTTGTGGAAATGTGGAAAAAAATAGGTTATCCTGCTTCTTTTTTTTTAGTAGAAGTAGGCGCAGGTAATGGAAATTTAGCTCTGGATATTCTAAGTTATTTGCAAAATAATGAGCAAGATTTCTTTCAAGCTCTAGAATATATTATTATCGAAGAATCTCCAGCCTTAAAAAAACAACAACAAGAATTACTTCAAGAATTTAAGTTGAAAATTAAATGGCGATCGCTTAAGAATATTCCCGATCATTCTTTAGTTGGTTGTGTATTTTCTAATGAATTAATTGATGCCTTTCCTGTTCATCAAGTAATTATTAATCAAGGTAAATTACAAGAGGTTTATTTAACTAATTTAGAAAATCAAATTACTGAAGTGTATGGAGAATTATCTACACCTAAATTATTAGAATATTTTCACTTAGTTAAGCTCAATTTTCCTAGTCAAGATTATCCTAAAGGTTATCGTACTGAAGTTAATTTAGCTGCTTTGGATTGGTTGCAAACAGTAGCCAATAAATTACAACAAGGCTATTTATTAACAATCGATTACGGCTATCCTGCTCATAAATATTATCATCCCCAAAGAGAGCAAGGCACATTGCAATGTTACTATCAACATCGCCGACACAATAATCCTTATCTTAATCTTGGTTATCAAGATCTTACTACCCACGTTGATTTTACTGCTCTAGAACTTGAAGGTAACAAATTAGGATTAACCAAAATTGGTTTTACTCAACAAGGAATGTTTTTAATGGCTTTAGGATTAGGCGATCGCTTATCAAATCTTGCTAATGGTAACTATAGCGCATTGGAAGTTATTCAGTGTCGAGATGCACTGCATCAACTCATCAATCCTAGCGGTTTAGGTGGTTTTGGCGTATTATTACAAGCAAAAGGACTGAAAACAGAGCAACATCTTTTAAGAGGATTTACCATTCCTCCTCTAACTTAA
- a CDS encoding methionyl-tRNA formyltransferase, protein MKIVFFGTPQFAVPTLEKLIEHPNFEVIAIVTQPDKRRGRGNQMMPSPVKKVALEHHIPVWQSKRVKKDRETLSKLSQSQADVFVVVAYGQILSTEILQMPKLGCINVHGSILPKYRGAAPIQWSIYNGDQETGITTMLMNEGMDTGDMLLKAYTPIGLLNNAHQVAASLASQGADLLIETLLKLPDLQPIPQDDSQATYARLIDKSDYVIDWSRNAIEIHNQVRGFFPNCVAALGNKPLKIMATVPLEIAYFAQLPAEFKTLEQKLTDLSSLTGHPGEIVSIIKNFGAVVQTGRGLLLLKEVQVAGKRPQSGWDFVNGMRLSVGDRIDNG, encoded by the coding sequence ATGAAGATAGTATTTTTTGGTACTCCTCAATTTGCCGTACCTACTCTTGAAAAATTAATTGAACACCCAAATTTTGAGGTTATTGCGATCGTTACTCAACCTGATAAAAGAAGAGGTAGAGGTAATCAAATGATGCCTTCGCCAGTAAAAAAAGTTGCTCTAGAGCATCATATCCCAGTCTGGCAATCGAAAAGAGTGAAAAAAGACCGAGAAACTCTAAGTAAATTGAGTCAATCTCAGGCTGATGTTTTTGTCGTCGTTGCCTATGGACAAATTTTATCTACCGAAATTCTTCAGATGCCCAAATTAGGCTGTATTAATGTTCATGGTTCGATTTTACCCAAATATCGCGGTGCTGCGCCCATTCAGTGGAGTATTTACAATGGCGACCAAGAAACTGGTATTACTACCATGTTAATGAATGAGGGTATGGATACAGGAGATATGCTCCTCAAGGCTTATACTCCAATTGGTTTATTAAATAATGCTCATCAAGTAGCTGCTAGTTTAGCTAGTCAAGGTGCAGATTTATTAATTGAAACTTTACTCAAACTGCCAGATCTTCAACCAATTCCTCAAGATGATTCTCAAGCTACTTATGCTCGTTTAATTGACAAATCTGATTATGTGATCGATTGGTCTCGTAATGCCATAGAAATTCATAATCAAGTTAGAGGTTTTTTTCCTAATTGTGTAGCTGCTTTAGGTAACAAACCCCTAAAAATTATGGCAACAGTTCCTCTCGAAATAGCTTATTTTGCTCAACTACCAGCAGAATTTAAAACTCTAGAGCAGAAATTAACCGATTTATCATCGCTGACAGGACATCCAGGAGAGATCGTTAGTATTATCAAAAATTTTGGAGCAGTAGTGCAAACTGGACGAGGATTATTACTACTAAAAGAAGTACAAGTTGCAGGGAAACGTCCACAGTCGGGATGGGACTTTGTCAATGGAATGCGCCTGTCAGTAGGAGATAGGATTGATAATGGTTAA
- a CDS encoding PHP domain protein, whose translation MVATSHFHQTAAQDTNNLKRVWQNINADSCPLTYNFHLHTVCSDGQLEPSALIEQAVKFGLKGLAITDHHSIRGYQLASDWLNQLKQNSSQTTLPQLWTGVEITAKLQGVEVHILGYGFAPQHLAIQPYLQSTKPQGAEAQAGIVIHQIHQAGGLAILAHPARYRRPAKELISVAVELSIDGVEAYYAYNNPTPWQPSPVQTEQVKQLAAQYNLLTTCGTDTHGLDLRSRL comes from the coding sequence ATGGTTGCTACTTCTCATTTTCATCAAACAGCAGCCCAAGACACCAATAACCTCAAGCGTGTTTGGCAAAATATCAATGCCGATAGTTGTCCCCTAACTTACAATTTCCATTTGCACACAGTCTGTTCTGATGGACAATTAGAACCATCAGCATTAATCGAACAAGCTGTTAAATTTGGTCTTAAAGGTTTAGCGATAACCGATCATCATTCAATTCGTGGTTATCAGTTAGCAAGCGACTGGTTAAATCAACTCAAACAAAACTCTTCTCAAACAACTTTACCTCAACTATGGACAGGCGTAGAAATCACAGCTAAGCTACAAGGAGTAGAAGTACACATTCTTGGCTATGGTTTTGCTCCTCAACATTTAGCCATTCAGCCATATCTTCAAAGTACAAAACCTCAAGGTGCTGAAGCTCAAGCTGGTATTGTTATTCACCAAATTCATCAGGCTGGTGGTTTAGCAATTTTAGCCCATCCTGCTCGCTATCGTCGTCCTGCTAAAGAGTTAATTTCTGTCGCTGTCGAGCTAAGTATTGATGGAGTTGAGGCTTATTATGCTTATAATAATCCCACTCCTTGGCAACCAAGTCCAGTACAGACCGAACAAGTAAAACAACTAGCTGCTCAATATAATCTATTAACTACCTGCGGAACTGATACTCATGGCTTAGATTTACGAAGCAGACTTTAA
- a CDS encoding transketolase, whose product MVVATQSLEELCINSIRFLAIDAVEKAKSGHPGLPMGAAPMAFVLWDRFMKHNPKNPKWFNRDRFVLSAGHGCMLLYALLYLTGSDVVTLDEIKNFRQWGSKAPGHPENHITEGVEVTTGPLGQGIANAVGLAIAEAHLAAKYNKEDCKLVDHYTYVILGDGCNMEGISGEACSLAGHLGLGKLIALYDDNHISIDGSTDVSFTEDVSKRFEAYGWHVLHVEDGNNDLDGIAKAIEQAKAVTDKPSMIKVTTTIGYGSPNKANTAGVHGAALGGDEVKATRENLGWSHEPFVVPDDALAHCRKAIERGASYEAEWQETLAQYKTKYPQEAAEFERIISGTLPEGWEKVLPSYTPADKALATRKHSEITLNALAPVLPELIGGSADLTHSNLTYLEVSGSFQKGAYENRNLRFGVREHAMGAICNGIGRHTPGLIPYGATFLVFTDYMRNSIRLSALSEIRVIWVMTHDSIGLGEDGPTHQPVEHVASLRAIPNLTVYRPADGNETSAAYKVAVENTHGPTLLALSRQGLPNLAGSSIEAAAKGGYILSDSDGTPDIILIGTGSEVELCVKAAKKLTSEGTKVRVVSLPSWERFEAQGAEYKESVLPKAVKKRLAVEAGCTMGWCRYVGDEGGVIGVDTFGASAPANIVFEKYGFTVDNVVAKAKEILD is encoded by the coding sequence ATGGTAGTTGCCACCCAGTCACTCGAAGAACTTTGCATCAATTCTATTCGCTTTTTAGCTATAGACGCGGTTGAAAAAGCTAAATCCGGTCATCCAGGACTGCCCATGGGAGCTGCTCCAATGGCTTTTGTTCTTTGGGACCGCTTTATGAAGCATAATCCGAAAAACCCTAAGTGGTTTAATCGCGATCGCTTTGTCCTTTCTGCCGGTCATGGTTGTATGTTGCTTTATGCACTGCTGTATTTAACTGGCAGTGATGTAGTTACCCTCGACGAAATTAAAAATTTCCGTCAGTGGGGTTCTAAAGCACCAGGACACCCAGAAAATCACATTACTGAAGGAGTTGAAGTAACTACTGGACCTTTGGGACAAGGTATTGCTAACGCTGTTGGTTTAGCGATCGCTGAAGCTCACCTTGCTGCTAAATATAATAAAGAAGATTGCAAGTTAGTAGACCACTACACTTACGTCATTCTCGGTGATGGCTGTAACATGGAAGGTATCTCAGGTGAAGCTTGTTCTTTAGCTGGACACTTAGGTTTAGGAAAACTGATTGCTCTCTACGATGACAACCACATTTCCATCGATGGTTCTACAGACGTTTCTTTTACCGAAGATGTCAGTAAGCGATTTGAAGCCTACGGTTGGCACGTACTTCATGTCGAAGACGGCAATAACGATCTAGACGGAATTGCCAAAGCAATTGAACAAGCTAAAGCAGTCACCGATAAACCTTCGATGATCAAGGTTACCACCACAATTGGTTATGGTTCCCCCAATAAAGCTAATACTGCTGGCGTTCATGGCGCTGCTCTTGGTGGAGATGAAGTAAAAGCCACCCGTGAAAACTTGGGTTGGTCTCACGAACCTTTTGTAGTTCCTGACGATGCTTTAGCTCACTGCCGTAAAGCAATAGAACGCGGTGCTAGCTATGAGGCAGAATGGCAAGAAACTTTAGCTCAGTACAAAACTAAATATCCCCAAGAAGCTGCTGAATTTGAAAGAATTATTAGTGGTACCTTACCAGAAGGTTGGGAAAAAGTTCTACCTAGCTACACTCCCGCAGATAAAGCTCTTGCGACTAGGAAACATTCAGAAATTACTCTCAATGCTCTTGCTCCTGTCTTACCAGAATTAATTGGTGGTTCGGCTGACTTGACCCACTCTAACTTAACTTATTTAGAGGTTTCTGGTAGTTTCCAGAAGGGTGCTTACGAAAACCGTAACCTTCGTTTTGGGGTAAGGGAACACGCGATGGGCGCAATTTGTAATGGGATTGGTCGGCATACTCCCGGTTTAATTCCCTACGGTGCTACTTTTTTGGTGTTTACCGACTATATGCGTAACTCAATCCGTCTCTCTGCTCTATCAGAAATCAGAGTGATTTGGGTCATGACTCATGATTCAATTGGTTTGGGTGAAGATGGCCCTACCCACCAACCTGTTGAACACGTTGCTTCCTTACGTGCTATTCCTAACCTCACTGTTTATCGTCCTGCTGATGGTAATGAAACTTCCGCAGCTTACAAGGTAGCAGTTGAAAATACTCACGGCCCAACTTTACTGGCTCTTTCTCGTCAAGGACTGCCTAATCTAGCTGGTTCTTCAATTGAAGCTGCTGCTAAAGGTGGTTATATCCTTAGTGATAGCGATGGTACTCCAGACATTATCTTGATTGGTACTGGTAGTGAAGTTGAACTCTGCGTCAAAGCAGCGAAAAAATTAACTAGCGAAGGTACAAAAGTTCGGGTAGTTTCTCTACCAAGTTGGGAACGCTTTGAAGCTCAAGGTGCAGAATACAAAGAATCTGTACTACCAAAAGCGGTTAAGAAACGTTTAGCTGTTGAAGCTGGCTGTACAATGGGCTGGTGTCGCTATGTCGGCGATGAAGGCGGAGTTATTGGAGTTGATACCTTTGGTGCTTCTGCTCCAGCTAATATTGTCTTTGAAAAATATGGCTTTACTGTTGATAACGTTGTTGCTAAAGCTAAAGAAATTTTAGATTAA
- a CDS encoding two component transcriptional regulator, LuxR family, which translates to MSNLQKILLVDDEPGVRESVQAYLEDNEEWKVRVASNAKEAWQLLEADTPDLVISDIMMPQVSGYQFLQQLREDPRYRPIPVVFLTARGMTSDRIQGYEAGCDAYLAKPFDPEELEAIVRNLLIRRQVAADANNGNSNLEVIARKLEEIEGKLDEKLGSSSRLVPTPSPIDIELTPREQSVLDLVAQGLMNKEIARELETSVRNVEKYVSRLFSKTGTNSRTELVRFALQHGLTD; encoded by the coding sequence ATGTCTAATTTACAAAAAATTTTATTAGTAGATGATGAACCTGGCGTTAGAGAATCAGTCCAAGCTTATTTAGAAGATAACGAAGAATGGAAAGTAAGAGTAGCTAGTAATGCTAAAGAAGCTTGGCAATTATTGGAGGCTGATACTCCAGATTTAGTTATTTCTGATATTATGATGCCTCAAGTGAGTGGCTATCAGTTTTTACAACAATTAAGAGAAGATCCTCGTTATCGTCCAATTCCTGTAGTTTTTCTAACTGCTAGAGGCATGACTAGCGATCGCATTCAAGGCTATGAAGCTGGTTGTGATGCCTATTTAGCTAAACCTTTTGATCCTGAAGAATTAGAAGCGATCGTCAGAAATTTATTAATCAGACGACAGGTTGCTGCCGACGCTAATAACGGTAATTCTAATTTAGAAGTAATTGCTCGCAAATTAGAAGAAATTGAAGGAAAATTAGATGAAAAATTGGGTTCAAGTTCTCGTCTTGTCCCGACTCCTTCTCCTATCGACATTGAATTAACTCCTAGAGAACAAAGCGTCCTTGATCTAGTTGCTCAAGGTTTAATGAATAAAGAAATTGCCCGCGAATTAGAAACCAGTGTCAGAAACGTAGAAAAATATGTTAGTCGTTTATTTAGTAAGACCGGAACTAATAGCCGTACCGAATTAGTGCGTTTTGCTCTTCAACATGGTTTAACTGATTAA
- a CDS encoding methionine aminopeptidase, type I has protein sequence MNLINNLLFSLKKSQSKTSADSSGLLALKTNRRSVEIKSAEEIEKMRSSAKIVATVLHEISQFVQPGMSTADLDAYAEQRIREMGATPSFKGYYGFPASICACLNHEVVHGIPSPKKIICSGDILKVDTGAYYQGFHGDSCLTIGVGKISQAAAKLIQVAEKSLYKGIEQVKEGNTLLDIAGAIEDYVKANHYSVVEEYTGHGVGRNLHELPSVFNFRTNQMPNVKLKAGMTLAIEPILNAGSKYTKTLRDRWTVVTVDNSLSAQFEHTVLVTKTGYEILTDRSKL, from the coding sequence ATGAATCTCATTAATAATTTATTGTTTTCCTTAAAAAAATCTCAATCAAAAACTTCTGCGGACTCTAGTGGACTTCTTGCACTTAAAACTAACCGTCGCAGTGTTGAGATTAAATCAGCAGAAGAAATTGAAAAAATGCGTTCTTCCGCCAAAATTGTTGCAACAGTTTTACATGAAATATCTCAGTTTGTACAACCAGGTATGAGTACGGCTGATTTAGATGCTTATGCGGAACAACGAATTCGGGAAATGGGTGCTACTCCTAGTTTCAAAGGTTATTATGGGTTTCCCGCATCGATTTGTGCTTGTTTAAATCACGAAGTAGTACATGGTATTCCAAGCCCGAAAAAAATTATTTGTTCAGGAGATATTTTAAAAGTAGATACTGGTGCTTATTATCAAGGTTTTCATGGAGATTCTTGTCTGACAATTGGAGTTGGTAAGATTTCTCAAGCAGCAGCTAAATTGATTCAAGTCGCTGAGAAGTCTTTATATAAAGGCATCGAACAAGTTAAAGAAGGTAATACTTTATTAGATATTGCTGGTGCAATTGAAGATTATGTTAAGGCTAATCATTATAGTGTTGTAGAAGAATACACAGGACATGGTGTGGGAAGAAATCTTCATGAGTTGCCTTCCGTATTTAATTTTCGTACCAACCAAATGCCTAATGTTAAATTGAAAGCAGGAATGACTTTGGCGATTGAACCAATTCTAAATGCAGGTTCTAAATATACTAAAACCTTACGCGATCGCTGGACTGTAGTAACCGTAGATAATTCTTTGTCAGCACAGTTTGAACATACAGTCTTAGTTACTAAAACTGGCTATGAAATTTTAACGGATCGTTCTAAGCTTTAA
- a CDS encoding 3-oxoacyl-[acyl-carrier-protein] synthase II, translating to MTNWQMKRVVVTGLGAITPIGNNLQAYWEGLLGGRNGISSITLFDASQHPCRIAGEVKDFDPYTYLDKKEAKRMDRFAQFAVVASLEAIADAQFVINDLNADQVGVLIGTGVGGIKVMETQNEALLTKGPRKVSPFTVPMMIANMAAGLTAIHTGAKGPNSCTVTACAAGSHAIGDAFRLVQRGYATAMICGGAEAAITPFSVAGFSSAKALSTRNDDPLHASRPFDRDRDGFVMGEGAGILLLEELEHAKARGAKIYAEIVGYGMTCDAYHMTSPVPDGQGATKAIELALKDANLTPAQVSYINAHGTSTLANDVTETKAIKKALGERAYQIAVSSTKSMTGHLLGGSGGIEAVATIMAIANDRLPPTINLENPDPECDLDYVANASRAQTVEVALSNSFGFGGHNVTLAFKKYN from the coding sequence ATGACAAATTGGCAAATGAAACGGGTTGTGGTAACTGGCTTAGGGGCAATTACCCCCATTGGCAATAATTTACAAGCATATTGGGAAGGTTTGCTCGGTGGACGCAATGGTATTAGTTCAATTACCTTGTTCGATGCTTCTCAACACCCTTGCCGGATTGCTGGTGAAGTAAAAGATTTTGACCCCTATACCTACCTAGACAAAAAAGAAGCCAAGCGGATGGATCGCTTTGCTCAATTTGCTGTAGTGGCTAGCTTAGAAGCGATCGCAGATGCTCAATTTGTCATTAACGATCTTAATGCCGATCAGGTAGGAGTCTTAATTGGGACAGGAGTAGGGGGCATCAAAGTCATGGAAACTCAAAATGAAGCTTTGCTTACTAAAGGTCCCAGGAAAGTTAGTCCTTTTACTGTTCCGATGATGATCGCTAATATGGCTGCGGGTTTGACCGCAATCCATACAGGTGCTAAAGGACCTAATTCTTGTACCGTGACAGCTTGTGCAGCAGGTTCTCATGCGATTGGGGATGCTTTTCGTCTGGTACAAAGAGGTTATGCAACAGCCATGATCTGTGGTGGTGCAGAGGCAGCAATTACTCCTTTCTCTGTAGCTGGTTTTTCGTCGGCTAAAGCCTTATCGACTCGTAATGATGACCCTCTCCATGCTAGTCGTCCTTTTGATCGCGATCGCGATGGCTTTGTGATGGGCGAAGGTGCTGGCATTCTGCTGCTTGAAGAATTGGAACACGCTAAGGCTCGCGGTGCAAAAATTTATGCTGAAATAGTTGGTTATGGCATGACTTGTGATGCTTATCACATGACTTCTCCTGTTCCTGATGGGCAAGGAGCAACTAAAGCAATTGAACTAGCCCTCAAAGATGCCAATTTGACCCCCGCACAGGTCAGTTACATTAACGCGCATGGAACTAGCACTCTAGCTAATGATGTAACTGAAACCAAAGCAATCAAAAAGGCTTTAGGAGAACGCGCCTATCAGATCGCTGTTAGTTCTACTAAATCCATGACTGGTCATTTATTGGGTGGTTCAGGAGGAATTGAAGCAGTAGCAACCATTATGGCGATCGCTAATGATCGATTACCCCCGACTATTAACCTAGAAAATCCTGACCCAGAATGCGATTTAGATTATGTAGCAAATGCCAGTCGCGCTCAAACAGTTGAGGTAGCTTTATCCAACTCTTTTGGATTTGGTGGTCATAATGTTACCTTAGCTTTCAAAAAATATAATTGA